The following coding sequences lie in one Candidatus Neomarinimicrobiota bacterium genomic window:
- a CDS encoding ASKHA domain-containing protein — protein sequence MREHRIHFLPGKKTGHFETGTTFRDAGLALGIVIESSCAGIGTCAKCKVNVKGSASEPAKVEEELLTPSEISKGVRLSCQASVTGNSVCLVPEESQSFSEVILTEGVRGHFPLDPDTRKIFVELPQARLGEKYFDLERLEEELAIKGYNVSSIRLPGVRHLPNLLRSHDQKVTVVLDDDEMMTVEGGTTTETLFGVAFDIGTTTVAARLLNMNTGQVSAVASTVNPQKNYGADVISRISHIVEHSGGLELLHRLIIKTMNELVENICSRADVPRDDIYKASIAGNTVMQHIVLNLDPRHLAYKPYTPVFRGPATVPADDIGLQLNRHATAYVIPNLACFVGSDITAVLTNLDMEEQDDVQLVVDIGTNGEMVLGSKERLLCCSSPAGPAWEGAYITWGMRAAHGAIERASIVDGELEFRTIGNREPLGICGSGLLDLVCEFVRASVIDPSGRILSVEELNPAVSESLKSRIVHRTNGANDITIAEIDQEKSVMLLQKDIREVQLAKSAIASGIKILMKELGVKAEDIKQVYVAGAFGNHVRGEDAIDSGLLPEVSPEQVKFIGNASLAGAEAILLSRKARKKAEHLSEIIEYVEISERDDFHELFVQSMHFPVGNS from the coding sequence ATGCGAGAACATAGAATTCATTTTCTTCCCGGCAAGAAGACGGGGCATTTCGAAACCGGAACCACATTCCGCGACGCCGGCCTGGCCCTAGGAATCGTTATCGAGTCCAGCTGCGCGGGAATCGGAACATGCGCCAAATGCAAAGTAAACGTCAAGGGAAGCGCCAGTGAACCGGCGAAGGTTGAGGAAGAACTCCTCACCCCTAGTGAGATCTCCAAAGGGGTCAGACTCTCCTGTCAGGCATCGGTGACAGGAAATAGTGTCTGTCTGGTACCGGAAGAATCCCAATCCTTCAGCGAGGTCATCCTGACGGAGGGTGTGCGGGGCCATTTTCCTCTTGACCCCGATACAAGGAAAATCTTCGTCGAGTTGCCTCAAGCTCGCCTGGGTGAAAAATACTTCGACCTGGAACGGTTAGAAGAGGAACTCGCCATAAAAGGGTACAATGTGTCTAGTATTCGCCTTCCCGGGGTGAGGCATCTGCCGAACCTCCTCCGATCCCATGATCAGAAAGTCACCGTCGTGCTTGACGACGATGAGATGATGACTGTAGAAGGAGGAACCACCACAGAAACACTGTTTGGCGTGGCTTTCGATATCGGTACCACGACCGTGGCCGCAAGGCTTTTGAACATGAACACAGGGCAGGTTTCCGCGGTTGCATCGACGGTGAATCCCCAGAAAAACTACGGGGCTGATGTTATATCGAGGATTAGCCATATTGTGGAGCATTCCGGGGGACTGGAATTGCTCCACCGGCTCATTATCAAGACCATGAACGAACTGGTTGAGAATATCTGCTCCCGGGCAGATGTCCCACGGGATGATATTTATAAGGCATCCATAGCCGGCAACACTGTCATGCAGCACATCGTGCTCAATCTTGATCCCAGACATCTTGCTTACAAGCCTTACACACCTGTGTTCAGAGGACCGGCAACCGTTCCGGCAGACGATATCGGACTTCAGCTGAATCGTCACGCCACCGCTTACGTAATTCCGAATCTGGCATGTTTCGTGGGAAGCGACATCACAGCGGTTCTCACGAATCTGGATATGGAAGAACAAGACGACGTACAGCTGGTAGTCGACATCGGGACGAATGGGGAGATGGTCCTGGGATCGAAGGAAAGGCTTCTTTGCTGCTCTTCGCCGGCAGGACCCGCATGGGAGGGGGCGTATATCACGTGGGGAATGAGAGCTGCGCATGGCGCCATCGAGCGAGCTAGCATAGTTGACGGAGAACTGGAGTTCCGTACCATTGGCAACCGGGAACCCCTGGGAATCTGCGGTTCGGGACTCCTTGATCTGGTGTGTGAATTTGTTCGGGCATCCGTGATAGACCCCTCGGGAAGAATCCTGAGTGTAGAAGAGCTGAATCCGGCAGTGAGCGAGAGTTTGAAGTCCCGCATCGTCCACCGGACCAACGGTGCCAACGACATCACCATCGCGGAGATTGACCAGGAGAAATCGGTGATGCTTTTGCAGAAAGATATCCGGGAAGTTCAGCTGGCGAAGAGCGCCATTGCTTCGGGGATTAAGATCCTTATGAAAGAGCTTGGCGTAAAAGCAGAAGACATCAAACAGGTTTATGTGGCGGGGGCATTCGGAAATCACGTAAGAGGCGAGGATGCCATTGATTCGGGACTGCTCCCGGAAGTCTCCCCCGAACAGGTCAAGTTCATCGGCAATGCATCCCTAGCCGGGGCAGAGGCGATCTTGCTGTCCAGGAAGGCGAGAAAGAAGGCTGAACATCTATCCGAAATTATCGAGTACGTGGAGATTTCCGAGCGGGACGATTTTCACGAACTCTTCGTGCAGTCCATGCACTTCCCCGTGGGGAATTCTTAG